Proteins encoded in a region of the Synechococcus sp. BIOS-U3-1 genome:
- the bchL gene encoding ferredoxin:protochlorophyllide reductase (ATP-dependent) iron-sulfur ATP-binding protein, producing the protein MTTTLTRPADGEGSVQVQQDPSLSIQEETLVIAVYGKGGIGKSTTSSNLSAAFSKLGKRVLQIGCDPKHDSTFTLTHKMVPTVIDILEEVDFHSEELRPEDFVFTGFNGVQCVESGGPPAGTGCGGYVTGQTVKLLKEHHLLEDTDVVIFDVLGDVVCGGFAAPLQHANYCLIVTANDFDSIFAMNRIVQAIQAKAKNYKVRLGGVVANRSADTDQIDKFNERTGLRTMAHFKDVDAIRRSRLKKCTIFEMDDDDEAVRACRQEYLNLAQNMLDKVEPLEAVSLKDREIFDLLGFD; encoded by the coding sequence ATGACCACGACCCTGACGCGACCAGCTGATGGAGAAGGCAGTGTGCAGGTCCAGCAGGACCCGTCACTAAGCATCCAGGAGGAGACACTGGTGATTGCCGTCTACGGCAAAGGTGGGATCGGCAAATCCACCACATCCTCGAATCTTTCAGCCGCCTTCTCGAAGCTGGGCAAACGGGTGCTGCAGATCGGCTGCGACCCGAAACATGACAGCACTTTCACGCTGACGCACAAGATGGTGCCGACCGTGATTGACATCCTGGAGGAGGTGGACTTCCACAGCGAAGAGCTCCGGCCCGAGGATTTTGTGTTCACCGGCTTCAACGGCGTGCAATGCGTTGAAAGCGGAGGGCCACCGGCAGGCACCGGCTGCGGAGGCTACGTCACAGGACAGACAGTGAAGCTGCTCAAAGAGCACCATTTGCTGGAAGACACCGACGTGGTGATTTTCGATGTCTTGGGGGATGTGGTCTGTGGTGGGTTTGCTGCACCTCTGCAGCATGCGAACTACTGCCTGATCGTGACTGCCAATGATTTCGATTCGATCTTTGCAATGAACCGGATCGTCCAGGCGATCCAGGCCAAGGCCAAGAACTACAAGGTGCGGCTCGGAGGCGTTGTCGCCAACCGATCAGCCGATACCGATCAGATCGACAAGTTCAATGAACGCACAGGCCTGCGAACCATGGCGCACTTCAAGGATGTGGACGCCATTCGCCGCTCACGCCTGAAAAAGTGCACCATTTTTGAAATGGACGACGATGACGAGGCAGTGCGGGCCTGTCGACAGGAATATCTCAACCTTGCGCAGAACATGCTCGACAAGGTCGAACCCCTAGAGGCCGTCTCATTGAAAGATCGGGAAATCTTCGACCTGCTTGGATTCGACTGA
- a CDS encoding protochlorophyllide reductase → MPVPGTVLITGTTSGVGLNATRALVQQGWTVITANRSPQRAAAAADELDLPSERLKHVLMDLGDLDSVRQAVEGLPEQIDALVCNAAVYKPKLKHPERSPQGYEISMATNHFGHFLLIQLLMQRLRVSTHPSRRVVILGTVTANSKELGGKIPIPAPADLGDLSGFEAGFKDPVSMASGKSFKPGKAYKDSKLCNMITTQELHRRFSRETGISFTSLYPGCVADTPLFRNAPRLFRKIFPWFQKNITGGYVSQPLAGERVAQVVADPDFAESGVHWSWGNRQKKNGQQFSQDLSDKVTDSQTASRVWELSMDLVGLSETS, encoded by the coding sequence ATGCCCGTTCCAGGCACTGTTCTGATTACCGGAACCACGTCCGGGGTTGGGCTGAATGCCACACGTGCTCTCGTGCAACAGGGCTGGACTGTGATCACCGCCAACCGTTCTCCTCAGCGTGCTGCCGCCGCTGCCGATGAGCTGGACCTGCCTTCAGAGCGGTTGAAACACGTTTTGATGGATCTCGGTGATCTGGACAGTGTCCGCCAGGCAGTGGAGGGACTGCCTGAACAGATCGATGCGCTGGTCTGCAACGCCGCTGTCTACAAGCCGAAGCTGAAACATCCAGAGCGTTCCCCTCAGGGCTATGAGATTTCGATGGCTACCAATCACTTTGGACATTTCCTGCTGATTCAGTTGCTGATGCAACGCCTAAGGGTCTCCACGCATCCCTCTCGCCGCGTGGTGATTCTTGGCACTGTGACTGCAAATTCAAAGGAGCTCGGAGGCAAGATTCCGATTCCTGCTCCTGCCGATCTCGGTGATCTCTCCGGTTTCGAGGCCGGTTTTAAGGATCCTGTTTCGATGGCCAGCGGCAAGTCCTTCAAGCCTGGGAAGGCTTACAAGGACAGCAAGCTCTGCAACATGATCACAACGCAGGAACTACACCGGCGCTTCAGTCGTGAGACCGGCATCAGTTTTACGTCGCTCTACCCAGGGTGTGTTGCTGACACCCCGCTCTTCCGCAACGCGCCCAGGCTGTTCAGAAAAATCTTCCCTTGGTTTCAGAAGAACATCACCGGTGGCTATGTCTCCCAGCCGCTGGCAGGTGAGCGTGTTGCCCAGGTGGTTGCTGATCCGGATTTCGCAGAATCCGGAGTGCATTGGAGCTGGGGCAACCGTCAGAAGAAAAACGGACAGCAGTTCAGTCAGGACTTGTCTGACAAAGTCACCGACTCCCAGACCGCTAGCAGGGTCTGGGAGTTATCAATGGATTTGGTGGGGCTGAGCGAAACAAGTTGA
- the psaM gene encoding photosystem I reaction center subunit XII, which yields MVSTLTQTEIFIALVVAAHAGVLAIRLCVSLYRA from the coding sequence ATGGTCAGCACCCTTACCCAGACAGAAATCTTCATCGCTCTCGTGGTGGCTGCTCACGCTGGTGTCCTCGCGATTCGTCTTTGCGTGAGCCTTTACCGCGCCTGA